The Candidatus Zymogenaceae bacterium nucleotide sequence TTGCAGTCGGTGAGGTCTGTCCAGAGTGTACCGCCGCCCTTGAAGCGGGTGATGCCATATACCTGAGGCGGATCGAAGGAGAACGCAAGCATGTCGCCGGTGTAGGAGAAGAGTGTGCCTTCCTTGTCGGAAAAGCGGTAGTCTTCTGTTTTGTCCACGGCGCCGCAGTCTGGATTGACGCAGATGCGCTGGGGCGGGAACTGGGGCGTGTTACACTCGGTGCACTTGGTGCCCACCAGTCCGAAAACAGCCTTGCGCTTGCGCCACAGGGTGGAGAATGCCGTCCAGGCCGAGTCCTCGCCCCGGATGCCCAACTCCATGGGGATGATGTCCCGAAAGACCGCGTATTTTTCGTACGGGGCCAGATCGGCCTTGTACTCCAGCGATCCCTTGATGCCGGAGATGCCCTTGAGCTTCTTGATGTTGTCGGTCACCTCGAACAGGAGGGCGTCGCAACCGCTGCCGAAACTCGCCATAATGATCTTGTCTCCGGGCTTCGCTTCCTGCAGAGCGCTGACCATCATCACCAGGGGATGGGCCGTTCCGGTGTCTCCGCAGACGTCGTGCATGTTCGGATGGATGGCCTCGGCGGAGATGCCCACCAATGTTGCGAGCTTGCCGTGATCCCGGCCGAAATAGCAGGGATAGACGACCCGATTGATTGCCTCGGGCTTCGTTTTGGTCTTTTCCAACAATCCCTTCAGCACCTGGGGGATGAACTTGCTGTAGCCCATGTCCCTGATCCAGCGCTCTTCCCAGGTTCTGTCGAAGGGGGCGTCTTCGGATCGGAAATGATCGACGAAGTCAAAGGATACCGAGTAGGAACCCTTGAATTCGGCAACCACGTCCTTGTTGCCAAGGACAAGACAGGCGGCGCCGTCGCCGTAGAACTGCTCGACCATGCTGCCCATCCTACCCATTCGGTAGTCGGCGGCGCTTACCATGATGTTGTTGGCCTCGCCCGCCTTGACGGCGTCCAGGGCCGCGATGGTGGCCGTGGTGCCGGACTTGACCGCCTCGGTAAAATCGGCCACCCTCACATCCTCCCTGAGATCCAGCGCTGCCGCGGCAATGGCGGCGCAGGAGCGTTCCTTGTAGGGAAGGGTTGTGGAGGCAAGGTAAATCCCGTCGATTTTGTCGCGGCCGATGCCGTTAAGGGCGTCAATACCTGCGGCCACGGCCATGCTCAGGGAGTCTTCGTCGTAGTTTGCAACCGACTTTTCACCCCGTGCCACAGCGATCGTTACCGGATTGAACCAGCCCATGGCTCCGAAAATTGTGCCGCGATTGATTCTGTACCTCGGAATGTAACCTCCGAAAGATGTAATTCCAACCATACGCCAAATCTCCTTTCAATGAAGTTGCGCGACTATGTGATTCTTTCAGCACCCTTCCCGCATGCCGGATGCGGCTTCCTGACCGGTAATGCGGGAGAACGAGTAGAAAACCAAAAAAAGGTGTTATCGGTTCCCTGCTTCTTCCATCCGGGAAGACTCGCGGAATACCGAAAAAAATGAGTTTCCCTCGGAAGTTTTTTAGTATATGTAGTGTCTTTTGTCAAGTCTTTTCTTGTAAAGAATTTGCCTAATGATATTTATCACTTGACAAAGGGATATGCGAATCAATATAATTGAGCATCGCTCGGAATGGTGGGATATTCCCGACTGAGATAGGGCTGAAAATGAGTGAAAATACTACAAAAATGAATAGTATTCAAAAAGGGATTAAAGGTGTTACCAAGAACCTGAAGAAAAACCGGGAAGGCGGGGACAAGCGCGAGCGGATTCTGGCGGCGGCGGAGAAAATCTTTGCGGATAAGGGATATTTCGAAACCACCATTTCTGAAATAGCCCGGGAGGCGCAGGTTGCAGAAGGAACAATATACGATTACTTCGCCAACAAGAAAGATCTCCTGTACGCCGTGCCGGAGCGATCTTCCGTCGAATATGCGGAATTTGCCCTCAATCACCTCCAGGGCATCAAGGGGGCGGTCAATAAACTGAGAAAAATCATCTGGTGTCACCTCTATTACTTCCGTCTGCACCGACACTTTACGAAAATCATGACCCTTGAAATCAGGATCGATCCCGACTACTTCGAGTGCAAGACCTATGAAAATCTCAAGCTCTACTCCGATCTCATTCTCACCATTGTGGAGGAGGGGATACGGGACGGGGAGATTTCCTCGCAGGTCAATCCGCATGTCGTCAGAGACATGATTTTCGGAACCATCGAGCACACCCTGATTCCCTGGCTGGTCTTTGACCGGGAAATACCCATTGATGACCTTGTGGAAGATATCTCCAATGTGATATTCTCGGGACTTGCCCCCCGGGAAAAAGTGCTCAGAGTTAACATTAACGAACTGGTATCGGGGCTGGATACCGCGGAAATTGTCGAGAAGTAGGTTCTTGAACCCTTGAACCGATCATCATACCAGAGGTATCAAAGGAGGCTTACATGTCAGACAAATCGATGATAGGGAATGCGTTCGAACCATTCGTGTTCGAAGTAGAGAAGGGGAAAATTTCGGAATTCGCTCTTGCGGTTTTCCAGAAGGAAGGGAAGGAACAGGTCGACCAGATCTACGTCGACTCGGTTGCGGCCAAGAAGGAGGGATATAAGGATATCGTATCCCCCCCCACATTCCAGACCTGTTTCGCCCTGTGGGGCGGCGGCGGACTGATGCCCATGATCACCGCCCTGAACATCAACCTGGGCCGGCTGCTCCACGGCGAGGAGGAGTATGAATACCTGGCGCCGGTACATCCCGGTGACGTTATCACCTGCCAGACAAAGGTGAAGGACGTATACGAAAAAGAGAAAAAGAACAAGCCGGGCAAGTTCATGGAGTTTACCGTGCTTGAAACTGAAATGAAAAACCAGAAGGGCGAGGTCGTGATCAAGGCCCGCTCAACCCTGGTTGAGAGATAGGAGGGAACAATGGCAAAAGAACTCTACTATGACGATGTAAACGTCGGCGATGAAATGCCGTCGTTCACCTCTGATCCGATCAACAGGACGCACCTGGTGCGCTATGCCGGTGCCTCCGGAGACTTCAACCCCCTGCATCATGACAATACCTTCGTTGCAATGTTCGGGATGGAGCGGGTCATCTCCCACGGCATGCTGGTGATGGGCATTACCGGCAGGGCCATTACCGATTGGGTACCCCAAAAATACATGAAGAGCTTCAAGGTGCGCTTTGCCGGCATGACCGAGCCGTGTGACCTGAACGACATGGAGAACACCTCCGCACGGGCCACCCTGACGGTGACCGGTAAGGTTATTGAGAAAACAGGCGACCAGATAGTCTGCGAGATACAGACCGCGGACGCATTGGGCGGCGTCAAGATCACCGGAACATTTTCCGCGGCGCTTCCCAAGAAGTAAAAGAAGCGTGAGTAAATCCCGGCGGGACGGATGAGGGAAGGAGCACAGGTTGGTATGGCTCGTTTCCTCTCTCTGTCTCTCATCGGGAGTGGGCGAAATATATTAAACCCTCAGTACATGAATCACAACACGAGGAGGAATGCATTATGGCCGATATCTCTTTTGACGGTCGCGTGGCAATCGTAACCGGTGCCGGCGCGGGTCTGGGTAGAACGTACGCCCTGGAACTGGGCAAGCGGGGCTGCAAGGTGGTGGTGAACGACCTGGGCGGCGCCCGTGACGGTACGGGCGGCAGCAAGGGCGCGGCTGATATGGTGGTCGATGAAATCAAGGCCGCCGGCGGCGAAGCGGCCCCGAATTATGACAACGTCTCTACCATCGAAGGCGGAAAGAACATCGTCAAGACCGCCGTGGACAACTTCGGCAAGGTTGACATCGTCATTAACAACGCCGGTATCCTCAGGGACAAGAGCTTTGTCAAGATGGAAGAGGAGAACTGGGACGCCGTAGTGGCGGTGCATCTGAGGGGCGCATTTTGCGTGACCCAGCCCGCCTTCGCAATCATGCGGGAAAACAATTTTGGTCGCGTGGTTCTGACCACATCCGGTGCCGGTCTCTACGGTAACTTCGGTCAGACCAACTACTGTTCGGCGAAGATGGGCCTCATCGGTTTTCAGAACGCTCTGAAAATTGAGGGCGCCAAGTACAACGTCAAGGTGAACACCATCGCCCCGGTGGCGGCCTCCCGTCTGACCGAGGACGTGATGCCTCCGGAATTCTTCGAAAAACTCAAGCCCGAGTTTGTCACCCCGATGGTGGTGTACCTCGCCTCCGAGGCCTGCGAAGATTCCGGATTTATCTTCAACTGCGGCATGGGCTGGTACAGCCGGACCGCCATCATGATGGCAAAGGGAGCGCTCATTGGAGACGGTTCCCGTGAGATCAAGGCCGAGGAAATCAAGGACAACTGGAAAAAGATCATCTCCATGGACGAAGCGAAGGAAGTTGGAAGCGTCCAGGAGACCTTCGGCGAGATGATGCCGCTCATTCAGAAGTAGTTTTCAGTGAGAATAGGGGCGGAGAATCCCACTCCGCCCCTCTCTTAGACGGTATGCTGTAT carries:
- a CDS encoding hydroxymethylglutaryl-CoA synthase family protein, whose protein sequence is MVGITSFGGYIPRYRINRGTIFGAMGWFNPVTIAVARGEKSVANYDEDSLSMAVAAGIDALNGIGRDKIDGIYLASTTLPYKERSCAAIAAAALDLREDVRVADFTEAVKSGTTATIAALDAVKAGEANNIMVSAADYRMGRMGSMVEQFYGDGAACLVLGNKDVVAEFKGSYSVSFDFVDHFRSEDAPFDRTWEERWIRDMGYSKFIPQVLKGLLEKTKTKPEAINRVVYPCYFGRDHGKLATLVGISAEAIHPNMHDVCGDTGTAHPLVMMVSALQEAKPGDKIIMASFGSGCDALLFEVTDNIKKLKGISGIKGSLEYKADLAPYEKYAVFRDIIPMELGIRGEDSAWTAFSTLWRKRKAVFGLVGTKCTECNTPQFPPQRICVNPDCGAVDKTEDYRFSDKEGTLFSYTGDMLAFSFDPPQVYGITRFKGGGTLWTDLTDCKIEDLKVGMKTKMSFRRKYYDPKRGISGYFWKIVPVIE
- a CDS encoding SDR family oxidoreductase, which codes for MADISFDGRVAIVTGAGAGLGRTYALELGKRGCKVVVNDLGGARDGTGGSKGAADMVVDEIKAAGGEAAPNYDNVSTIEGGKNIVKTAVDNFGKVDIVINNAGILRDKSFVKMEEENWDAVVAVHLRGAFCVTQPAFAIMRENNFGRVVLTTSGAGLYGNFGQTNYCSAKMGLIGFQNALKIEGAKYNVKVNTIAPVAASRLTEDVMPPEFFEKLKPEFVTPMVVYLASEACEDSGFIFNCGMGWYSRTAIMMAKGALIGDGSREIKAEEIKDNWKKIISMDEAKEVGSVQETFGEMMPLIQK
- a CDS encoding TetR/AcrR family transcriptional regulator, translated to MNSIQKGIKGVTKNLKKNREGGDKRERILAAAEKIFADKGYFETTISEIAREAQVAEGTIYDYFANKKDLLYAVPERSSVEYAEFALNHLQGIKGAVNKLRKIIWCHLYYFRLHRHFTKIMTLEIRIDPDYFECKTYENLKLYSDLILTIVEEGIRDGEISSQVNPHVVRDMIFGTIEHTLIPWLVFDREIPIDDLVEDISNVIFSGLAPREKVLRVNINELVSGLDTAEIVEK
- a CDS encoding dehydratase — its product is MAKELYYDDVNVGDEMPSFTSDPINRTHLVRYAGASGDFNPLHHDNTFVAMFGMERVISHGMLVMGITGRAITDWVPQKYMKSFKVRFAGMTEPCDLNDMENTSARATLTVTGKVIEKTGDQIVCEIQTADALGGVKITGTFSAALPKK
- a CDS encoding MaoC family dehydratase N-terminal domain-containing protein; amino-acid sequence: MSDKSMIGNAFEPFVFEVEKGKISEFALAVFQKEGKEQVDQIYVDSVAAKKEGYKDIVSPPTFQTCFALWGGGGLMPMITALNINLGRLLHGEEEYEYLAPVHPGDVITCQTKVKDVYEKEKKNKPGKFMEFTVLETEMKNQKGEVVIKARSTLVER